In the Candidatus Cloacimonadota bacterium genome, AAAACAGCCAGATCACTAGAATTTTGATTTTGGAATATCCTGAATTTTGATTTAGCGTAATCAGTAAAACTTTTGTAGCGATTAAGATGGTCAGGTGTAATATTCAAAATGACTCCAACTTCCGGTTTAAAAGTTTCGATCAAATCGAGTTGGAAACTGCTGATTTCCAGAACAATAAAATCGATTCCCGGTTTTTCAATGGGAAACGATGTAAAAGCAGTTCCGATATTGCCAGCGAGAATCGATTTGTAGCCGGCAATTTTAAGGATATGCTGGATCAGACTGACAGTTGTACTTTTCCCGTTTGAACCGGTAACAGCAATGATCTTGCTTGCAGGATGTTTGATCAGATATCCGAATTCGATTTCGCTGATCAGTTTGATGCCTTTTTTTTCAGCTTTCTTGAGGATTGGAATATTTAAGGGAATTCCCGGACTGACAATGATGAAATCACTTTCCAGGATTTTATCGGAATGACCTCCGAATTCACAAGAAAAATTTTCTTTTATTTTCCGAACATTTTCAATTTCAAATTCTTTTTTAATTTCACTTAAAAATGGTTGTCCACCTGATT is a window encoding:
- a CDS encoding UDP-N-acetylmuramoyl-L-alanine--D-glutamate ligase, which gives rise to MGIQNRKIGILGIAKSGLAAAEKIKQSGGQPFLSEIKKEFEIENVRKIKENFSCEFGGHSDKILESDFIIVSPGIPLNIPILKKAEKKGIKLISEIEFGYLIKHPASKIIAVTGSNGKSTTVSLIQHILKIAGYKSILAGNIGTAFTSFPIEKPGIDFIVLEISSFQLDLIETFKPEVGVILNITPDHLNRYKSFTDYAKSKFRIFQNQNSSDLAV